In Thalassoglobus sp. JC818, the following are encoded in one genomic region:
- a CDS encoding DUF3467 domain-containing protein, translating to MAESSQTSTEQSSSSETGQQQVRIELDDTNVEALYANLCRVSSTPEEVILDLAVNPNPMATGSQKLKVTQRVILNHYTAKRLAALLTATVQRHEQAFGRLEVDVRKRLVSAETT from the coding sequence ATGGCCGAGTCCTCACAAACGTCCACCGAGCAGTCTTCGTCTTCAGAGACTGGACAGCAGCAGGTTCGCATCGAGCTGGACGACACAAACGTTGAAGCCCTGTACGCGAATCTCTGTCGCGTTTCGAGCACTCCGGAAGAAGTGATTCTCGATTTGGCTGTGAATCCAAATCCGATGGCGACCGGCAGCCAGAAACTGAAAGTCACTCAGCGCGTTATTCTGAACCACTACACAGCGAAGCGATTGGCTGCTTTGTTGACTGCGACGGTTCAACGCCATGAACAAGCTTTCGGACGACTCGAAGTCGACGTACGCAAGCGACTTGTCTCCGCTGAGACCACTTAG